In Rhizobium gallicum bv. gallicum R602sp, the following proteins share a genomic window:
- a CDS encoding YqaE/Pmp3 family membrane protein has product MDVIRILLAIILPPLGVFLQVGVGLHFWLNILLTLCGYLPGIIHAIWVILRK; this is encoded by the coding sequence GTGGACGTTATCCGCATCCTTCTCGCGATCATCCTGCCGCCACTCGGTGTCTTCCTGCAGGTCGGGGTCGGCCTGCATTTCTGGCTCAATATCCTACTGACGCTTTGCGGCTACCTGCCCGGGATCATCCATGCAATTTGGGTTATACTGCGGAAGTAG
- a CDS encoding DeoR/GlpR family DNA-binding transcription regulator, producing the protein MHERERHRIILSAVQEKSVVTIQDIAELTEASEATIRRDIAALHVQGKIRRVRGGAEAVHPPQLGNLAGRPFRVSESVNIDKKRAIARAAVDLCDPGDAIIINGGTTTFQMVHFMSAHRMQVMTNSFAIAEHLVKHSKNTVTVPGGVIYREQSLILSPFDNDAIRNFYARRFFIGAQGVGPLGIMESDAQIIQSEQKLMHQADELVVMVDSSKFRRRSSLILCPLDRVSTIITDDGIQEDSAKMMEDAGIKLVVASAGLQSVKEDSSSVA; encoded by the coding sequence ATGCACGAACGCGAACGCCATCGCATCATCCTGAGCGCGGTCCAGGAAAAGTCGGTCGTCACGATCCAGGATATTGCTGAGCTGACCGAAGCTTCGGAGGCCACCATCCGGCGTGACATCGCGGCTCTCCATGTGCAGGGCAAGATCCGCCGCGTGCGCGGCGGCGCAGAAGCCGTCCATCCGCCGCAGCTCGGCAATCTTGCGGGACGTCCTTTTAGGGTTTCAGAATCGGTCAATATCGATAAAAAGCGCGCAATTGCGCGCGCCGCCGTGGATCTGTGCGACCCGGGCGATGCGATCATCATCAATGGCGGCACGACGACGTTTCAGATGGTGCACTTCATGTCGGCACACCGCATGCAAGTCATGACCAATTCGTTCGCGATCGCCGAACATCTGGTAAAACATTCCAAGAATACGGTGACGGTGCCGGGCGGTGTGATCTACCGTGAACAGAGCCTCATTCTGTCGCCGTTCGACAATGACGCCATCCGCAATTTCTATGCACGCCGCTTTTTCATCGGGGCCCAGGGCGTCGGCCCGCTCGGCATCATGGAATCCGACGCACAGATCATTCAAAGCGAACAGAAGCTGATGCATCAGGCCGACGAACTCGTCGTGATGGTCGATTCCAGCAAATTCCGCCGCCGGTCGAGCCTCATTCTGTGCCCGCTTGACCGTGTTTCGACGATCATCACCGACGACGGCATCCAGGAAGATTCCGCCAAGATGATGGAGGATGCAGGCATCAAGCTCGTCGTCGCGAGCGCTGGCCTGCAATCGGTGAAGGAGGATTCCTCGTCGGTCGCCTGA
- a CDS encoding bifunctional rhamnulose-1-phosphate aldolase/short-chain dehydrogenase yields MAATVRLLENRWDDSYAAGLDEPGKLLYRSNLLGADKRITNYGGGNTSAKVMETDPLTGEKVKVLWVKGSGGDVGTINLDGFATLYQDKLDSLKSIYKGVEDEDRMVGFLPHCTFNLNSRAASIDTPLHGFVPFTHVDHMHPDAIIAIAAAKNSRELTKQVFGDAIGWLPWRRPGFQLGLDLEAFVKANPDAKGVVLESHGLFTWANDAKACYELTLAIINKAIEWFAQQTEGRTIFGGQATQSLPVAERRAIAARLMPEIRGRIGKQERKLGHFDDQDGVLEFVNSKNLRTLGALGTSCPDHFLRTKIRPLILDFDPARPDVESSVAGLDKVLEDYRVDYARYYNDCKHGNSPAIRDANPVIFLIPGVGMLSFARDKATARIASEFYVNAINVMRGASTVSEYQGLPEQEAFDIEYWLLEEAKLQRMPKPKSLAGKVAFVTGGAGGIGRATAARLVGEGACVVLADIDESALAATEADFVKRYGADAVRSVKLDVTKEDAVVSSFAESCVEFGGIDILVSNAGIASSAPIETTELSMWNKNIDILTTGYFLVSREAFRLFRRQNLGGNVVFVASKNGLASSPNAAAYCTAKAAEIHLARCLALEGAEAGIRVNTVNPDAVLRGSKIWNGEWREQRAASSKIEVDDLEEHYRKRSMLKLNVFPEDIAEAIYFLASDLSAKSTGNIINVDAGNAQSFPR; encoded by the coding sequence ATGGCGGCCACCGTCCGGCTTCTTGAGAACCGTTGGGATGATTCTTACGCAGCGGGGCTCGATGAACCCGGTAAGCTGCTTTATCGCTCGAACCTCCTTGGCGCTGATAAGCGCATCACCAATTACGGCGGCGGCAATACTTCGGCAAAGGTGATGGAAACGGATCCACTGACCGGCGAGAAGGTCAAGGTTCTTTGGGTCAAGGGATCTGGCGGCGATGTCGGAACCATTAACCTCGACGGCTTTGCGACGCTCTATCAGGACAAGCTTGATTCGCTTAAGAGCATCTATAAGGGCGTCGAAGACGAAGATCGCATGGTCGGCTTTTTGCCGCATTGCACCTTCAACCTGAATTCCCGCGCCGCCTCGATCGATACGCCGCTGCATGGATTTGTGCCCTTCACGCATGTCGACCACATGCATCCGGACGCCATTATTGCGATCGCTGCAGCCAAGAACTCCAGGGAACTGACGAAGCAGGTCTTTGGCGACGCGATCGGCTGGCTGCCGTGGCGCCGCCCGGGCTTCCAGCTCGGTCTCGATCTTGAAGCGTTCGTCAAGGCGAACCCGGATGCCAAGGGTGTCGTCCTCGAAAGCCACGGCCTTTTCACCTGGGCGAACGACGCCAAGGCCTGCTACGAGCTGACGCTCGCCATTATCAACAAGGCAATCGAATGGTTCGCCCAGCAGACTGAAGGCAGGACGATCTTCGGCGGCCAGGCGACCCAAAGCCTGCCAGTGGCTGAACGCCGGGCCATCGCTGCCCGCCTGATGCCGGAAATCCGCGGGCGGATCGGCAAGCAGGAACGCAAGCTTGGCCATTTCGATGATCAGGACGGCGTGCTCGAATTCGTCAACTCGAAGAATCTCCGCACCCTCGGCGCACTCGGTACCAGCTGCCCGGACCACTTCTTGCGTACCAAGATCCGCCCACTGATCCTCGACTTCGACCCGGCAAGACCGGACGTAGAGTCGAGCGTTGCCGGTCTCGACAAGGTGCTGGAAGACTATCGTGTCGATTACGCGCGCTATTACAATGACTGCAAACACGGCAACTCACCGGCGATTCGAGATGCCAATCCGGTCATTTTCCTCATTCCCGGCGTCGGCATGCTGTCCTTTGCCCGTGACAAGGCAACGGCTCGCATCGCGAGTGAATTTTACGTCAACGCCATCAACGTGATGCGCGGTGCGTCGACGGTCTCCGAATATCAGGGTCTGCCTGAACAGGAAGCCTTCGACATTGAATACTGGCTCTTGGAAGAGGCAAAGCTGCAGCGCATGCCGAAGCCGAAGAGCCTTGCCGGCAAGGTGGCCTTTGTCACCGGCGGAGCCGGCGGCATCGGCCGTGCGACGGCGGCCCGTCTGGTAGGCGAGGGCGCCTGCGTGGTGCTTGCCGATATCGATGAGTCGGCACTGGCGGCGACGGAAGCCGATTTCGTGAAGAGGTACGGTGCAGATGCGGTGCGCAGCGTGAAGCTCGACGTCACCAAGGAAGATGCCGTGGTCTCGTCCTTTGCCGAATCCTGCGTCGAGTTTGGCGGCATCGACATCCTCGTTTCGAACGCCGGTATTGCGTCCTCAGCGCCCATCGAAACCACCGAGCTTTCGATGTGGAACAAGAATATCGATATTCTGACAACCGGCTATTTCCTGGTATCGCGCGAAGCCTTCCGCCTGTTCCGTCGTCAGAACCTCGGCGGTAACGTGGTCTTCGTCGCCTCCAAGAACGGCCTTGCCTCCTCGCCGAATGCGGCTGCCTATTGCACGGCGAAGGCCGCCGAGATCCATTTGGCCCGCTGCCTGGCGCTGGAGGGGGCAGAAGCAGGCATTCGGGTGAATACCGTGAACCCGGATGCGGTGCTGCGCGGATCAAAGATCTGGAACGGCGAGTGGCGCGAACAGCGTGCGGCTTCTTCGAAGATCGAAGTGGACGACCTGGAGGAACACTACCGGAAGCGCTCGATGCTGAAGCTCAACGTCTTTCCTGAAGATATCGCCGAGGCGATCTATTTCCTCGCGTCGGATCTTTCGGCGAAATCCACCGGCAACATCATCAACGTGGATGCCGGCAACGCACAGAGCTTCCCGCGCTAG